From the Achromobacter xylosoxidans A8 genome, the window CAGGATGGTGCGATAGCCCTCGGCCTTGAGCGCCTTGCACGCCTGTGCGCCGGAATAGTCGAATTCGCAGGCCTGCCCGATGATGATGGGGCCGGCGCCGATGATGAGTATGCTTTTTAGGTCTGTACGCTTGGGCATGATGCAATCTTTACTTTTGGCCGGACATCAGGTCGATGAACTTGTCGAACAGTTCAAGGATGTCGTGCGGACCCGGGCTGGCTTCGGGGTGACCCTGGAAGCAGAAGGCCGGGCGGTCGGTGAGCTCGAAGCCCTGCAGCGTGCCGTCGAACAGCGAAACATGCGTCACGCGCGCGGTGGCCGGCAGGCTGGCCGCGTCGACCGCGAAGCCATGGTTCTGGCTGGTGATGAACACGCGCTTGGACTGAAGGTCCTGCACGGGGTGGTTGGCGCCGTGGTGGCCGGTCTTCATCTTGAGCGTCTTGCCGCCCAGCGCCAGGCCCATGATCTGGTGGCCCAGGCAGATGCCGAACACCGGCAGCTTCTTGTCCAGGAAGGCGCGCGTGGCCTCGATGGCGTAGTCGCAGGGCTCGGGGTCGCCGGGGCCGTTGGACAGGAACACGCCGTCGGGGTTGAGCTTGAAGACTTCCTCGGCGCTGGTCTGGGCCGGCACCACCGTCAGGCGGCAGCCGCGATCAGCCAGCAGGCGCAGGATGTTGGTCTTGATGCCGAAGTCGTAGGCCACGACGTGGAACTTGGACTGGTCGGGCTTGGAGAAGCCCTTGCCCAATTGCCAGGTGCCTTCGGTCCATTCGGCGCTGTCCTTGAGCGACACCACCTTGGCCAGGTCCTGGCCGGCCATGCCGGCAAAGCCGCGGGCCAGTTCGACGGCGCGCTCAGCGTCGGCGCCAACGAAGATGCAGGCGCCCTGGGCGCCCTTTTCGCGAAGGATACGGGTGAGCTTGCGGGTGTCGATGCCGGAAATGGCGACGACGCCTTGCTCGGCGAGGTACTCAGGCAACGATTGCGTGGAACGGAAGTTCGACACGCGGGCGGGACAGTCACGGACCACCAGGCCGGCGGCGAAGACGCGCTTGGCTTCCACGTCTTCGGCGTTGACGCCAGTATTGCCAATATGCGGATAGGTCAGCGTAACGATCTGGCCGCT encodes:
- the carA gene encoding glutamine-hydrolyzing carbamoyl-phosphate synthase small subunit, with amino-acid sequence MLPQLFPEGINRFPPAILALADGTIFRGVSIGAPGHTVAEVVFNTAMTGYQEILTDPSYSGQIVTLTYPHIGNTGVNAEDVEAKRVFAAGLVVRDCPARVSNFRSTQSLPEYLAEQGVVAISGIDTRKLTRILREKGAQGACIFVGADAERAVELARGFAGMAGQDLAKVVSLKDSAEWTEGTWQLGKGFSKPDQSKFHVVAYDFGIKTNILRLLADRGCRLTVVPAQTSAEEVFKLNPDGVFLSNGPGDPEPCDYAIEATRAFLDKKLPVFGICLGHQIMGLALGGKTLKMKTGHHGANHPVQDLQSKRVFITSQNHGFAVDAASLPATARVTHVSLFDGTLQGFELTDRPAFCFQGHPEASPGPHDILELFDKFIDLMSGQK